The following coding sequences lie in one Drosophila sulfurigaster albostrigata strain 15112-1811.04 chromosome 2R, ASM2355843v2, whole genome shotgun sequence genomic window:
- the LOC133836219 gene encoding mitogen-activated protein kinase kinase kinase 7-like produces the protein MEISYADITCLEMIDGGTFGDVFEAIWNSKGLKIAVKKIRIPSEEEEEMKVQREIQNLKDLEHTNIVKLYGFSKDPENKICIVLEYAECGSLYKYLHQTQYHIPNDLKIDWMLQCAEGMEYLHEEKTFHRDLKTKNLLLFNQYRTLKICDFGTVKEITTINTELTGTCGYMAPEVCENNGKYTEKCDVFSFGIVLWEVLARKKPFYNYENINELALLNKVCKGARPKISDIEEHEDTDNLKPIFKMCWQHEPERRLTMKKVVCIIKNHKKNMLYRV, from the exons ATGGAGATAAGCTATGCTGATATAACTTGTTTGGAGATG ATTGATGGTGGTACCTTTGGTGATGTGTTCGAGGCAATTTGGAATTCTAAAGGGTTAAAAATTGCTgtgaaaaaaataagaatcccttcagaagaagaagaagaaatgaaAGTCCAAAGAGAAATCCAAAATCTGAAAGATTTGgaacatacaaatattgtcAAATTATACGGCTTTTCTAAAGAtcctgaaaataaaatatgcatagttTTGGAGTATGCAGAATGTGGATCGCTGTATAAGTATTTGCATCAAACTCAATACCACATTCCTAATGACCTTAAGATAGATTGGATGCTTCAATGCGCCGAg GGAATGGAGTATTTGCATGAAGAAAAAACATTCCATAGGGATCTTAAGACAAAAAACCTGTTGCTTTTCAACCAATATCgtacattgaaaatatgtgaCTTTGGCACAGTGAAAGAAATCACAACAATTAATACAGAATTGACTGGAACTTGTGGTTATATGGCACCTGAAGTTTGC GAAAATAATGGGAAATATACGGAAAAGTGCGATGTTTTTAGCTTTGGTATAGTTTTGTGGGAAGTACTGGCAAGAAAGAAGCCCTTTTACAATTATGAGAACATAAATGAACTGGCCCTACTCAATAAGGTTTGCAAAG GTGCACGTCCGAAGATCAGCGATATAGAGGAACATGAGGACACGGACAACTTAAAaccaatatttaaaatgtgctGGCAACATGAGCCTGAGAGACGTCTGACTATGAAGAAAGTGGtttgtattataaaaaatcacaaaaaaaacatgttaTATCGTGTATAA